Proteins encoded in a region of the Hypanus sabinus isolate sHypSab1 chromosome 12, sHypSab1.hap1, whole genome shotgun sequence genome:
- the LOC132402527 gene encoding uncharacterized protein LOC132402527 yields the protein MAKISTELQVLQLEREEEAAMAEAKYIEQAEGSRDLTEVRSTLERTRLERTSDYVQYQIDRQARLPSPYIFDNFPSYEEPQRVTIASHPYEEGNLSSRLRDEVKNERTDNAPSPPQQDGGEGEVHSGTTIVSSNCTEVCGQTQSSRSCSEICLTKVYPKGAKDKAIKAYVILDDQSNRSLVSPEFFKLFNIESERFPYYLKTCSGNMKTQGRKAEGIQIESLDGKVVICLPPLLECNEIMNNRAGIPTPSAVLHQPHLHHIAKHIPELDPKAEILLLLGRDVIQVHKVRQQINGPLNAPFAQRLDLGWVVIGEVCLGDVHKPMVNTLKTNVLESGRHSIFRPCPSVPCIKEAQQGVNKREASDESLGQSVFALTKYDNKLAQSAQDTISLKTKDTKVFRDEANNGVAPLPIREPCQRSPDNKEQAVKRFTSLRKTRKREPEIQQRTRLAHEVLCTLMAEVTAIINAQSFLPVSSDPENPFILSPSTLLTQKAGAPPPPGDFSDRDLYTKQWRQVQALANQFWSRWRQKYLHSLQQRRKWAEPRRNLQVGDLVLLRDKQATRNSWPTARITATFPIEDGHVRKIELKTTDQGDVKIYQRPVTEVILLLPND from the coding sequence atggcaaaaatatcgacagagttgcaagtgctgcagctagaaagagaagaagaagctgccatggcggaagcaaagtacatagaacaagctgaagggtcgcgtgatctgaccgaagtaagatctactttagaaaggaccagactggaacgcacaagcgactatgtacaatatcaaatagacaggcaggctcgtctcccctctccatacatattcgataacttccccagctacgaggaacctcagagagtcacgattgcatcacatccatacgaggaaggaaatttatcctcacggctccgtgatgaagtcaagaatgaaagaaccgacaacgctccttcacccccacaacaggacggcggggagggagaggttcactccgggacaacaattgtcagctcgaactgtacagaagtttgcggtcaaactcagtcaagccgttcttgttccgagatctgcctcactaaggtgtaccctaaaggagccaaagacaaggccatcaaagcctatgtgattctggacgatcagagcaatcgttcactagtcagtccagagttctttaaattgttcaacattgagagtgagcggttcccatactacctcaaaacttgctcaggcaacatgaaaacccaaggaaggaaggcagaaggcatccagatcgagtccctggatggtaaagtcgtcatctgtctccctccgctcttagagtgcaatgaaatcatgaataaccgcgctgggatcccgacaccaagtgcggtgctacaccagccgcatctccaccacatcgccaaacacatcccagaactggatccgaaagcggaaatactcctgctattaggaagagatgttatccaggtacacaaggttaggcagcagatcaatggaccactcaacgcccccttcgcgcaacgtctggatctgggctgggtggtgataggagaagtgtgtctcggtgacgtacacaaaccgatggttaacacactcaagaccaatgtgctagagagtggccgccattcaatctttcgaccctgcccgagtgtcccgtgcatcaaggaagcacaacaaggcgttaacaagcgcgaggcaagcgacgagtcgctgggccagtcagtcttcgctctaacgaagtatgacaacaaacttgcacaatcagctcaagataccatttctttaaaaaccaaagacaccaaggtcttcagagatgaagcaaataatggggttgccccattgccaatcagagaaccatgccagcgctcaccagataacaaagagcaggcagtcaaacggttcacgtccttacggaaaacccggaaaagggaacctgagatacagcaacgcacccgattggcccacgaggtactgtgcaccctaatggcagaggtcacagccattataaacgcacaatcattcctacctgtgtcttctgacccagaaaacccctttatactttcgccatcaacgctccttacgcagaaggcaggagcacctcctccaccaggagacttttcagacagggatctgtacacaaagcaatggagacaagtccaggctctggcaaatcagttctggtcccgctggagacagaaatatctacactcgttgcaacagagacgaaagtgggcagaaccccgcaggaatcttcaagttggagacttagtcctgctcagggacaagcaagccacccgcaacagctggccaacggccagaatcactgctacattccctatcgaggatggacatgtcaggaagatcgaattgaagactaccgaccaaggcgatgtgaaaatttaccaaaggccagttacagaagttattctacttctacccaatgactga